A window of Mixophyes fleayi isolate aMixFle1 chromosome 10, aMixFle1.hap1, whole genome shotgun sequence contains these coding sequences:
- the LOC142104496 gene encoding E3 ubiquitin-protein ligase RNF182-like — protein MSSEEPLTTDELECKICYQKFNAHGRKPKILDCLHRVCARCLSKILNITGGSPAISCPFCRNETELQEDEVAGLPDDTNVLSKLAEKVLCNSDSNEVVLTPKTLSSSSPSHGSSNCLVITIMEVQRDSTQTPSQNTISDYYAEHSLDSASISSHGQIDHDLFSKLCNHVPRILVWLLGFFYFGSLPLGIYLLVIQKVTLGIVCVSLVPSSLTVCLVYGFCQCLCQGMCDCSSRS, from the coding sequence ATGAGCTCGGAGGAACCGCTAACGACGGACGAGCTGGAATGTAAGATATGTTACCAGAAATTCAATGCTCATGGCCGCAAGCCCAAGATCCTAGACTGCCTTCACCGTGTCTGTGCGAGATGTCTGTCCAAGATACTCAACATAACAGGGGGATCTCCGGCCATCAGCTGCCCCTTCTGTCGCAATGAGACCGAGCTACAGGAAGACGAGGTGGCGGGGCTGCCGGACGACACCAACGTTTTGTCAAAGCTGGCCGAGAAAGTGCTTTGCAATTCAGACAGCAATGAAGTGGTGTTAACGCCAAAAACTCTATCTTCTTCTAGTCCTTCTCATGGATCTTCTAACTGCTTAGTAATCACAATAATGGAAGTACAAAGAGACTCTACTCAGACGCCGAGTCAAAACACCATCTCCGACTACTATGCGGAACACAGCCTGGACTCGGCTTCCATAAGTTCACACGGTCAGATAGACCATGACCTTTTCTCCAAACTGTGCAACCACGTCCCGAGGATACTAGTCTGGCTCCTTGGTTTTTTCTACTTTGGATCTCTGCCCCTGGGGATTTACCTGCTGGTGATTCAGAAAGTGACGCTTGGGATTGTGTGCGTCAGTCTGGTGCCCTCTAGTCTGACTGTCTGCCTGGTCTACGGCTTCTGCCAGTGCCTGTGCCAAGGAATGTGCGACTGCTCCTCGAGAAGTTGA